The DNA region tatatatttatctgtcCGTATATAACTCGAGTTTATAGCCAAGAGAAATCTAATTACCAACCGTTTTTCTCATCCGTCAACGTAGACCCTTTATCTTGAGCATGATGAATCCTCGGATCAGCCTGTGACAATTGCCAGGCCTCGTAAGCGGTATTGAATGCCTGGGCCACCGTCAATGTCACCGTCTgtgccatttttctttttggacaAAGAAACGCGTGACATTCCATCGTCTCGTTCAGATTCGTTGCGATGAACGCAAACACGTGATCGTGGGTCGCGTCGGCCGAGCAATAGGAGATCCTGccaaaaagaatattttattgcttCGTTATAAATACGTCACGGTATCAGCGAAAATTTAAGTACAAAGGGGAAGAAGGACGAtatgtaagataaaaaaaggaaaatctcATCGTCATTGAGAGACGTATCGCGTTACCGTAATCGCGTATCAGTGGCAGCTAGTATCGGTCTATACCATAGGGATTTGCATTGAGCATCGTTAGGGCAAATTTCCTAGACCATATCCGGATAGACTCTGCTCCGAATATAATCTTCCAATTATTCTGCAGGAGAGAGTATGGCGATTACAATTCCAGAATCTGCGATGGTTGTATATTTCGTCAGAGAGACGGAACACATTGCTATCGGATTTCGGACTTggcgtttttattctttacgaaATAAcggcgctctctctctctctctctctctctctctctctatccatctatccttTTTCCTCGTTCCTTCTCGATTCATTTATTGTCGCAGCGACGaggacaaaagagagagagagagagagagagagagaggaaagggaaaaaggaagaaattcaTCTCCGAGATCCGATTTGAAAAAAGGCTGATTCGTTTCAAGAGATCGATGCTGGGGAAAACAAATAAGGAATCAAGTTGAACTTGACGGACGtagaaagaaggagatgaaaaatgaaagagatactTTGCGATAGCTGGCAAGATAAAATTGTCTCGGAGATATAAACATCTATGACGTAAATTAACGATGAGATTGATTAATAGAGtcatatgcacatatatatatatatatacctgtatatCGATACTTGAAGCTGATCTTCCTCCGTGGCCAAATCCGTCATTCTGATACCTCTCAAGCTCACAGCCAAAGACACCCTCTGTAACTTTTTACCGCTCGCCTTTGCCTGGtacgtaaagagagaaaaaaaagaaatggatcgTTCAGAGTTccacgatattttatttctgatGCAACGGGAATCCATTGTATCACAAAAATCTGTATAAATAAGACGTTTCGTATATTCGACGTTTAATGCTAATGgcatttttaaagaaatagcTTTTAAGAAACGGAACGTCACGAAGTGGAAAACGTTTCGCGTTTCAACCGAGACGATTGGTCGTAGCcattaaacgaaagaaagaacgcaCCGTCTcggtgaaattaatttcttcgaccgattccttctatttttgtcTGTTTTTGTAAAAGATGCGTAACGAAGACAAATACAATTCCTCgttaaaattcttaataattatatccaacgatatacatattttatgttCACGGAGTCAAGATCGAGTTATATCTCGCGAACGCTTCGGCAACTCGGGATAGTTTATTTGAAATCCACTTAACGAGTTTCTCTCTGGGCAAAATTCGATGTAATGGTTAATACCCGATAATACCGATAGCTAACTAATCCTTCCAATTGCATTATTTTACCGTGGCAAGCCTCGCACGCGGCAGCAGCGTGAGATAAACTCGGCAAACTTCCTGATAAGCATAACTTCGAGATAGAAATTTGCATGGCTTGGTGAAACGATACGATTACGGTGGTGTGTATCGGCAAATCCTAAACTCTGTTAGTCGTTCTCCTCTCTGCTAACGCTACTGGCTTATCAATGCAACTGAATTAACTGAAATCCGAGAAACAGCAGCGTTACGACGTTGCTTTCGTATCAACGTTGTTTTCCTGCTCGTTATCGTTTTTAgttttcgaacgataaaaggATGGAATGGAAATAACTGTTTCGAGGAATGTACTCTACATTTTCGGGGCAATACCTTCCACTCACCGGATAAtgtttctcgttctttcgtttcctctttctaccCTTTTATCGTGATAAACCAATGGAATTGTAAGCTCCCGTTATCGGACCGTTTCTTACCGAGTCGTGTTTTCCTgctaaacgaacgaaaatccTTCTCTCTTGACAAAGATCTACCCTTTGCTCTTCTGCCGTTCttaaaagagagacggagagagacagagagatctCTTTCACGTTGAACGACAAAATTGGATAGTATCTTTCCTTCCCTcgctttccttcccttttctctttctctctttatcgatTAGGATCCCGGTCGAAGATATCATCTCTCCGAGAACGACAGgatcgttcgaaaagaaatacgaaggCTCCCTCCCCCATCGAAGTGGAAAACGAGGATACAATTGAATAATATGCGGATAAAATTGGGGAAAATACGTACGTCGAGAAAGTACGACGTAAAGAAATTTGTCAGATCGGCTGATAGTTATTGACTTTGACAACTCGAAACTTCGTACACCTATCGAATAAGTTCGTAGgaattctctttccatctattACACGCACGAACAACTAGACTTAACGTTTCTTCTATACAATAACGAGAGGTCGACCCCTACCATTACTATCCATCCGTCcgtctattttttaattacagcCTATAATCCTCGACGAGCGGCGGGGAATTTGCGCTTACTCGAGCGTACCCCCACCCTTTGAGAAGGATATTTATACGAGCAGAGAACACGGGGTAAAGCTGGATTTTCAACGGCGAGTCGTTTCTCCGTGTGTGGgttgtgtgcatatatatatatatacacacacacgcgcgcgcgcgtaaaATACACGTAGGTggctttttttcatctttggTCCGACGTTCGTTATGAGATAAATTAAAGTCTTCGTTCCATTGTTTCAGACCGTTCTACATTTTCCTAGAAAGGAaattaaactttcttttcttttcgtttgtttttaaGCGCAACCGTAAAGAGTATCTCACGTTCTCGACATTGTTTCTAGCCTTTAACGAGCATTATTCTATGTATGAAGTTATGTAAGCAAGCGTCAGCAGTATCGTCGCCGGTAGTCCGCAGCTTGAGGTAAATTACGAGGATGATCGTAAATCACTTTGCGCGAGATCGATGACGGTGTTCCTAGagcgagagaaggagagaaaatgtCTAATGAATCGTAATGAATTATCGTGCCGAAAGTGCAACGCTCTCCTGCCAGAACTACAAGACAAATTGCTTTGATCGTTAGTGTGCAAGATTAAGAGTAaatgagagaggagaggggagaCGGATGGAGAGTAGTACTCGACCAGCGATGtcctttaattaaaattgcaaGATGCTTCGAGTCCGATGCTACGTAGTttgaatcgaacgatcgatgaatCAGTCGAGGtagatgtatatacgtacacgttgTAAGTATGCGAGCGGTGTATACGGTGAAACGTACCATGGTAATGACCGTCTTTATGGCCTCAGCGGTGGCCTCCTCGCTCGATGGCGTCTCGACGAGGGTGCTGCCCAAATATTTGAGGGTGAACCTGGCCTCCGATGCATCCTCGGATTCCTCGTGCGTCGAGGCTGCTGTGCCGCCACTCTCCACGCATTCGCGACTGTTCGCCAGGGCCCATTCCTCGCATAGTTCTGAAAGTTTCAGTTCATTTTCCATTTTACCAAAGCATTCCTGACCTCTGTACTTTTCTACGGTTAACCCTTTTGCCCCTTTGAGTCAAAATATCTACGAGCTGCCCTTTATTAATCTCCTGCGCGCGTCGATCCGAACTGTTGTAAACAGGGAAGGGGATGAAGATAAGTACggatcctctttctccttcgttttctttaccGAACACGCACGCGCTTTTCGATAACGTCGACTTCCTCGACTTTCCCTCTAGAACAGACTTTTTCTCTAACGTCGGATTTAAAGTCTTCTTTCGTACGCGACGAACTACGATCCTATCGGAAACTTTATATCGCGTTTCTTCGAGGCACTACGTATCCTTCTCCTTTCGGAGTTATCGGTTACCCTCGCTGGTATCGATAAACAACGTCATGCTTCTTGACGACCGAGAAAGCCaaagaaactttttcgtttacttttttgttcttgtttttcttttaaacgagacacaaaagaagaatgagaggaagagagaagaaacgtcaGTATCGTTATCGCACATTCAACGAAGCCACGTTATTTTCACGTCTCGTGCATAGAATTCGCTTTGCATTCGCGTCCTTTTTTCTCCGAGCAAAAGAGACTCgacttttcttcccttttctctttttcagtcGAGTAATTGCGCGTcgtctaattttctttttacctttcaGCATATACCAAAACGCTCCAATTAAGTTCGTCTCACCTTTCGCTCGAGTAATCGTGGTCCAATTATATGGCGAGCAGTCGGACGGGCAGCCTTCGGATATCGACCGACGGTTTGTCgccgtttgaaatattttctttacggtcaatttttattaaaacgacgAGATGGAACGAGACGCGCGAGTCGAGCGCGGGCGGATTCGAAATTGATCGAACGTGGGACGTCATCGTTGGTACGAGCGGCTCGCAACGGAAAGGACCATTTGTAACGATTTGTCAACGAGCACTTCCTGCTCTCTTCTACGTCACGATCTATCAATCTTTTCCGAAAAACCAACGGACCTCGCCGATGACGATGTTTTTTTATGTCCGAAAATTTCACGTGCGCCTCCCTCtgcctatctacctatctcccACCCTCCCACTCTTTCTCCCCAAAATTCACCAAATTTTCATACGTCCATGAATTTTCCCATGATcctttgctttatttttttgttgcttCATTTATTTCGACGATATCCCTCAATGTCAGTTTATATCCGTTTATATGGCAAAGTCGTACATTTTCGCGTCTACcaacgaaaatatattccgAAACGCGTGCCATAGCTATTCGTCCTAGGAGTAAACGGTCCGCTTGGGAAATACCATCAAGGATATAAACGACGATGGACCGACCGTGGAATCCCTCTAGAGCAACGTAAGGAGTAAGAAAAAGTACAAGAACgaatttttctgtctctctctccccctccctctatctatctatctatctatctatctctctctctccgtctgttTTTAATCAAAGTcgtaatttaatttagaaaGATTTTAACTGTTCTATGCTGAACGTTTAGCTCTCTATTGATTCCTCATAAATATTCCGTTTGAATCATTCCGCTCTACGAGCTTCAAATTCAAAATGGAATCGCGTTTCCAAGCAACGAGTTAAAGAGAGcgagtgaaaagagaaagaaaggaaagacaaGGAgggttcgaaaaaaaaaaaaaaaataaatcgagtcCTATCGATctcacgaagaagaaaataaaaagagatccATCAAAATCACATGCTAATCCCCCCATCAATCGCAGGAATATTGATAAGTTACttattcaagaaaaatatgttccTGACGGAGCATTTGTTTTCCTCGACCGAAATCTCCTTCGATCTCATTCGTGCGAAATAAATCGGTGATTTTCTCGTTAAGTACGCGGAGCACGAGCTCCGTAGAATAATGTCCAATAAAACTCGAGCCGGAGCCTCCTCCATCGACGGATATAAAAATTCTGCAAACTTCCTCGTAAGACATTCGCTCGATTTCCGATGGAATAAATCAGAGCCTTCGTTCTATCccaagaaaatgaataaggaagagaaggagagagagaagaaagtttcTTACACAGCCCGAAGGTGCTCGAAGAGTACACACGAAAGCACTGCTAAAGCTCACGACTAGTGCTTTCCCTAACCCGTTCTCTACTCTTCTCGAGCAGACTCGCACAAgaagtagcagcagcagcagcatcagcAGTAATTACGACGGTAAGCGACGCTGCGtgacaaaaaaaattagcaaTGCCGGAAATTAAAGCGTACtgtactctctctccctctttttctactttaaaATCGTGAGCACTTAACTCGTACTACTCGCAATGCGCACTCGGAATTTATCGTTCCGTTGAGATCCTAGTCGAATATACTAATTAAATATAGttacgaaaaaatgaataaaaaaatagagagaaagagaacggatTGAAGAATATTGAGTTAGTCGGAAGGAATTACGATGCATTCCATAAAATCTTATCGCAAAGATTTCCCTCCTTTCGAGGACTCAACAAATAGCCCGGAGCATTCGACACGATGTCGCGCAGGAATATTCGCTCAACATAAATCCTGCAAATCCTCCCCCGATTCGAGGGGCTATTCAAGGAATCCGAAGCTCGTCCCGAGTTTATTCCTCGTGTAAGCTCGAGCGCTCGCGAATAATCAAATCGAAggcggaaataaaaaagaaggtcGTTTCAAGTTGGAAGAATTTTCATTGGaacgaggagaagaagaaaagccgCGGGAGACTCTTGAAATTCAGTGACTTTCGAGGGCTCGAacgaagtagagagagagagagagagaaagagagagagggagagaagctGGATCGAAAGAGAACCACGAAATCGAGTTAGGTGAAAAATGGCGAATCACGATTCTCCGTTAGCTCGACCGACGAGTGGCGAACCGCAAATTAAATCTTCGTTGGTGCCTTTTACCGCAGCCTTCATGAACGCTCGCTCGCTGCGCACACcaccgattttattttctttctttttcttctccaccAGCTCCAAggatctctccctctttctctcccttcttacCGAACCTATACTTTAGTTCGACAGAGAAATCTCGATT from Vespula pensylvanica isolate Volc-1 chromosome 12, ASM1446617v1, whole genome shotgun sequence includes:
- the LOC122633509 gene encoding low density lipoprotein receptor adapter protein 1-like isoform X1 is translated as MSFFRGLWKSSSKHKKLCEEWALANSRECVESGGTAASTHEESEDASEARFTLKYLGSTLVETPSSEEATAEAIKTVITMAKASGKKLQRVSLAVSLRGIRMTDLATEEDQLQVSIYRISYCSADATHDHVFAFIATNLNETMECHAFLCPKRKMAQTVTLTVAQAFNTAYEAWQLSQADPRIHHAQDKGSTLTDEKNETNEKKNCSETKNQSAKMIQQNKQNGQQRHAVNEGQKNLLIDLSNDPKPTGNSWVSFEEESSSDSKRSQKNSANSIPMTTLRHTTSASTPSHHVVPRPSTGFKMQNAWGESRSVDLMCS
- the LOC122633509 gene encoding low density lipoprotein receptor adapter protein 1-like isoform X2, producing MPFFKKLRRFSRHKKLCEEWALANSRECVESGGTAASTHEESEDASEARFTLKYLGSTLVETPSSEEATAEAIKTVITMAKASGKKLQRVSLAVSLRGIRMTDLATEEDQLQVSIYRISYCSADATHDHVFAFIATNLNETMECHAFLCPKRKMAQTVTLTVAQAFNTAYEAWQLSQADPRIHHAQDKGSTLTDEKNETNEKKNCSETKNQSAKMIQQNKQNGQQRHAVNEGQKNLLIDLSNDPKPTGNSWVSFEEESSSDSKRSQKNSANSIPMTTLRHTTSASTPSHHVVPRPSTGFKMQNAWGESRSVDLMCS